One window from the genome of Drosophila albomicans strain 15112-1751.03 chromosome 2L, ASM965048v2, whole genome shotgun sequence encodes:
- the LOC117564600 gene encoding uncharacterized protein LOC117564600 isoform X1, which yields MLVFNKCCCCVPLRQGCIIMGYVMILLSFHEIYWMILYTDAMYCSRLKKIWFLHNQIKILAGVLLLACAHNPQTMTFLLPLQIVVNLTSLIIELIFYLLLSSNDLIPWSAALLSFLSIGWTVYGVLVVYSFFQEMDH from the exons ATGTTGGTTTTTAACaagtgctgctgttgtgttccCCTACGACAGGGTTGCATTATCATGGGTTATGTCATGATTTTATTGTCCTTTCACGAAATATATTGGATGATACTCTACACTGATGCAATGTATTGCTCACGCCTCAAAAAGATCTGGTTTCTGCACAATCAGATTAAAATTTTGGCTGGAGTTCTGCTCTTGGCTTGCGCCCATAAT CCTCAAACTATGACCTTTTTGCTGCCActgcaaattgttgtaaatCTAACGagtttaataattgaattgatattttatttgctgttgtcCAGCAACGATTTGATCCCGTGGAGTGCTGCGCTTTTATCCTTTCTTTCAATTGGTT gGACTGTGTACGGTGTGCTTGTGGTTTACTCATTTTTCCAAGAGATGGATCACTAG
- the LOC117564600 gene encoding uncharacterized protein LOC117564600 isoform X2, which translates to MLVFNKCCCCVPLRQGCIIMGYVMILLSFHEIYWMILYTDAMYCSRLKKIWFLHNQIKILAGVLLLACAHNPQTMTFLLPLQIVVNLTSLIIELIFYLLLSSNDLIPWSAALLSFLSIGTVYGVLVVYSFFQEMDH; encoded by the exons ATGTTGGTTTTTAACaagtgctgctgttgtgttccCCTACGACAGGGTTGCATTATCATGGGTTATGTCATGATTTTATTGTCCTTTCACGAAATATATTGGATGATACTCTACACTGATGCAATGTATTGCTCACGCCTCAAAAAGATCTGGTTTCTGCACAATCAGATTAAAATTTTGGCTGGAGTTCTGCTCTTGGCTTGCGCCCATAAT CCTCAAACTATGACCTTTTTGCTGCCActgcaaattgttgtaaatCTAACGagtttaataattgaattgatattttatttgctgttgtcCAGCAACGATTTGATCCCGTGGAGTGCTGCGCTTTTATCCTTTCTTTCAATTG gGACTGTGTACGGTGTGCTTGTGGTTTACTCATTTTTCCAAGAGATGGATCACTAG